One Mustelus asterias chromosome 10, sMusAst1.hap1.1, whole genome shotgun sequence DNA window includes the following coding sequences:
- the LOC144500018 gene encoding uncharacterized protein LOC144500018, with translation MNLKHRQLLYLWGLETQYEKSVEMMIPKGPPIPPSIKASRFQIKSVPGQTSFSDETSNFLEWHILQKKLQCPWGFPSHVQRSAEAFIPPAPKLILARLNPGFHVEIVIVPIELEFMNDQLKKALEVNIKKRIVNHVWGIPRLVEASLNEFMAPPPPIRDFVEQFKIKKQHRMKSRKKGLSNADKTVSSSCTSLLNKEQNNTSYYGSLKGSVQMKKRERRKSTLTELVPECSNKLNMCVIKQSLSIKLDCLPELVKELYKQSYPPALKKSLPKLRTHVEGFKRTRLPYILFAEQDIIHHLGTNLKHKQINNLWGIATTFDKSVEMMIPKAPSLLPAIKPSEAKIEHIGMELAFQSTETIEILEWHITAKRFQSHWGIPLHIQRSIDKFIPSPPKLVLSQFSQYLDIDIAVSVNELIFLSEEFKEALEINTNNRIINHRQGLPNIIQASFKSFITPFPSVKDFMPLVQTGEGSTRALNRSELSKIDTDVSAKQRLCASTVSSPNCKDGKGSVNSMETFPVNPNLEPKDEVDTDMTKQSLELQSVHRCSYTSKRLLKLNTPYRRFKKQNRKSKWSDDCLELECSIASPSYRPKCMKTVGSSTWTTDPKLADLTYKPVTIVGLSLGPTMMGANAPLSPMTVQEDFNIYLKQNMGSVLLPRLIPSADCEETSSKSAREIGNDVSCSEQLTEEAKSHIQQGEEHGYVKIIAGAIVKNQNEEEKVQVDLSEIICAQRSPTRPCDTLQERIMITSQDPDDGNYLCVSDEEVYDDYYENFNKSYHTSRTHVAKKKSKKTFQSRYSNQTKPDKTLVNSKSKFSKPDCQRSRIFKHEEGRKPELCNQSTLFVSPTEELCWSDTDQKEKCSSYSSYCDQPESPMSTREISHSCRHDERSPQSSTSHNPGCQQVLSHEDSPFATNEDCEVYYRCESPVVFHTVHEEE, from the exons ATGAACTTGAAGCACAGGCAACTTTTATATCTCTGGGGACTTGAAACACAGTATGAAAAGTCAGTAGAAATGATGATTCCCAAGGGACCACCCATTCCTCCATCAATTAAGGCTAGTAGATTTCAAATTAAATCTGTACCTGGACAAACTTCTTTTTCTGATGAAACCAGCAACTTTCTAGAATGGCATATTTTGCAGAAAAAGCTTCAGTGTCCTTGGGGTTTCCCATCACATGTTCAAAGATCAGCAGAAGCATTTATTCCACCTGCTCCGAAGCTGATTTTAGCCCGGCTCAATCCAGGGTTTCATGTTGAAATAGTTATTGTTCCAATCGAGTTAGAATTCATGAATGATCAGCTGAAAAAGGCACTAGAAGTTAATATAAAGAAAAGGATTGTAAATCACGTATGGGGCATTCCCAGGCTTGTTGAGGCATCTTTAAATGAATTTATGGCACCTCCTCCACCTATAAGGGATTTTGTagaacaatttaaaattaaaaaacagcATAGAATGAAGTCCAGAAAGAAAGGCTTATCAAATGCTGATAAAACAGTTTCTTCTTCGTGCACATctcttctgaacaaagaacaaaataatacTTCATACTATGGAAGTTTGAAGGGAAGTGTCCaaatgaaaaagagagaaaggaggaaGTCTACTCTTACTGAACTTGTACCAGAATGTAGTAATAAGTTAAATATGTGTGTGATAAAACAAAGTCTATCTATTAAACTGGATTGTCTTCCTGAACTGGTGAAGGAATTGTACAAACAAAGTTATCCTCCAGCATTGAAGAAATCATTACCAAAGCTGAGAACACATGTTGAAGGATTTAAGAGAACAAGATTACCATATATTCTGTTTGCTGAACAGGATATCATTCATCACTTAGGTACAAACTTAAAGCACAAACAGATTAATAACCTTTGGGGCATTGCAACTACATTTGACAAGTCAGTAGAAATGATGATTCCTAAAGCACCATCTTTGCTTCCAGCAATCAAACCAAGTGAAGCTAAAATAGAGCACATAGGTATGGAATTAGCCTTTCAGTCTACTGAAACCATTGAAATCCTGGAATGGCACATCACAGCAAAAAGATTTCAATCCCATTGGGGCATACCATTGCATATCCAAAGATCAATAGACAAGTTCATTCCATCACCTCCAAAACTGGTTCTGTCCCAATTTAGCCAGTATCTTGATATTGATATTGCTGTTTCTGTAAATGAGCTAATATTCCTAAGTGAGGAATTTaaggaagcattggaaataaatacaaacaaccGGATCATAAATCACAGACAGGGTCTTCCCAATATTATCCAGGCCTCATTTAAGAGCTTTATAACTCCTTTTCCATCAGTAAAGGATTTCATGCCACTGGTACAGACTGGAGAAGGAAGTACAAGAGCACTGAATAGATCTGAACTGAGCAAAATTGATACAGATGTATCTGCTAAACAGAGGTTATGTGCAAGCACAGTTTCTTCACCAAATTGTAAAGATGGTAAAGGCAGTGTAAATAGCATGGAAACATTTCCAGTCAATCCAAACTTGGAACCTAAAGATGAAGTGGATACAGATATGACAAAGCAATCTTTGGAACTGCAATCAGTGCACAGATGTTCTTACACAAGTAAACGTTTGCTGAAGCTAAATACCCCTTATAGAAGATTCAAAAAACAAAACCGAAAGAGTAAATGGAGTGATGATTGTCTTGAATTAGAGTGTTCCATAGCCTCACCCAGTTATAGGCCAAAATGCATGAAAACTGTGGGCTCTTCAACTTGGACAACAGATCCGAAATTGGCTGATTTGACATATAAACCAGTGACTATTGTGGGACTGTCTTTAGGTCCAACAATGATGGGAGCAAATGCACCTTTATCCCCCATGACTGTGCAGGAGGATTTCAACatttatctgaaacaaaacatgggTTCCGTTTTATTGCCACGTCTCATTCCTTCTGCTGATTGTGAAGAAACCTCATCGAAAAGTGCAAGAGAGATTGGGAATGATGTGTCCTGTTCAGAACAATTGACTGAGGAAGCAAAAAGTCATATTCAACAAGGTGAAGAACATGGATATGTTAAAATAATTGCAGGAGCTATTGTTAAAAATCAGAATGAAGAAGAAAAGGTGCAAGTTGATCTATCGgaaataatttgtgcacagcgaTCACCTACAAGACCTTGTGACACCTTGCAAGAGAGAATAATGATTACATCTCAAGATCCTGATGATGGAAACTACTTGTGTGTTTCTGATGAGGAAGTCTATGATGATTATTATGAAAACTTCAATAAATCATACCATACTTCCAGAACCCATGTTGCGAAGAAAAAGTCCAAGAAAACTTTTCAAAGTCGGTATTCAAATCAAACAAAGCCAGATAAAACTTTGGTGAATTCAAAGAGTAAATTTTCCAAGCCAGACTGTCAGAGATCaagaatatttaaacatgaagaaGGGAGAAAACCTGAGTTATGTAACCAAAGCACTCTTTTTGTTAGCCCAACTGAAGAACTGTGTTGGTCAGACACAGACCAAAAGGAGAAATGTTCCTCTTACTCCTCATATTGTGACCAACCAGAAAGTCCAATGTCAACAAGAGAAATTTCTCACAGTTGTAGACATGATGAAAGGTCCCCACAAAGTTCCACATCTCATAATCCAGGATGTCAGCAAGTATTGTCGCATGAGGATTCTCCATTTGCAACAAATGAAGACTGTGAAG TCTATTACCGATGTGAGAGTCCAGTGGTATTTCACACAGTACACGAGGAAGAATAA